A section of the Chryseobacterium scophthalmum genome encodes:
- a CDS encoding cation:proton antiporter, whose product MTLLSIHNLSLPIEDPVLKFLLVLIIILAAPLLLNKIKVPHLLGLIIAGAVIGPNGFNVLARDSSIVVTGTTGLLYIMFLAGLEIDMGDFKKNKWKSLGYGGYAFIFPFILGYFGAFYILGFSMLTSVLFASLFSSQTLITYPLISKLGIAKNQAVNITVGGTMITDVATLLVLAIVVGLVQGDMGISFWVKLSISFLAFSLVVLMLFPLIGRWFFKKINDKISQYIFVLVMIYFAAVLAELAGVEAIIGAFFAGLALNRLIPHTSSLMNRVEFVGNAIFIPFFLISVGMLIDFKVFFNSFETIKVASIMLVASIGGKYISAVIAQKTFRFTKEEGRLVFGLSSASAAATLATVMVGYNIIISETETGEPIRLLNEHVLNGSILLILISCTISSFISMSSAQKIAEQDNEETVSGNSHEQENILLALNHESTVERMVNLGILIKAHSNTENLFALNVINEDKNESSVKNAEKLLHQATDMAAAADVKIQPLKRYDNDVINGVNNVIKEQNITDLIIGLEDSKGFSPSFTDNLYNGYLQRDDLNVLVYHAIQPLATITNHAVMIPENAHKEAGFFHALLRVWNIARNSGATVTFYASEEILNILQRIIKKANIEAEFIVMNTWKDGEQTATQLKDNEALIIFMAKRGMKSYIPQMRLIPELLNKYLSDKNYLLIFPFSEFENTNFEKRSVGNHSDFMEIGNIVNKVFR is encoded by the coding sequence ATGACTCTATTAAGTATACACAACCTCAGTCTTCCCATTGAAGATCCGGTATTGAAGTTTCTTTTGGTGCTCATCATCATTCTTGCCGCACCGCTTTTACTCAATAAAATTAAAGTTCCTCATTTGTTGGGGTTGATTATTGCAGGTGCAGTAATCGGACCGAACGGATTTAATGTTTTAGCGAGAGACAGCAGCATTGTAGTGACCGGAACAACCGGACTGCTCTATATTATGTTTCTTGCCGGTCTTGAAATCGATATGGGAGATTTTAAGAAAAACAAATGGAAAAGTTTGGGTTATGGAGGTTACGCATTTATTTTTCCTTTTATATTAGGATATTTCGGAGCCTTTTACATTCTCGGTTTTTCTATGCTCACTTCTGTGCTTTTCGCAAGTCTGTTCTCTTCACAAACTTTAATTACATACCCTTTAATCAGTAAGCTTGGAATTGCAAAAAATCAAGCCGTAAATATTACTGTAGGAGGAACTATGATTACTGATGTTGCCACATTATTGGTTTTAGCAATAGTTGTAGGTTTGGTACAAGGTGATATGGGTATTTCTTTTTGGGTGAAACTATCCATCTCTTTTCTGGCTTTTAGTTTGGTTGTTCTTATGCTTTTTCCTTTGATAGGACGTTGGTTTTTTAAAAAAATTAATGATAAAATCTCTCAGTATATTTTTGTATTGGTGATGATATATTTTGCTGCAGTTTTGGCAGAATTAGCAGGAGTTGAAGCAATAATAGGAGCATTTTTTGCAGGTCTGGCTTTAAACAGGCTTATTCCGCACACCTCTTCTTTAATGAACAGGGTAGAATTTGTAGGAAATGCGATATTCATTCCTTTCTTTCTGATAAGTGTGGGAATGTTGATTGACTTTAAAGTTTTTTTCAACAGTTTTGAAACAATAAAAGTTGCTTCAATTATGCTTGTAGCATCTATCGGCGGAAAATATATTTCTGCTGTTATTGCACAAAAAACATTTCGGTTTACCAAAGAAGAAGGCAGACTCGTATTTGGTCTTAGCTCAGCCTCTGCAGCAGCAACTTTAGCTACTGTAATGGTAGGTTACAATATTATAATTTCGGAAACAGAAACCGGAGAACCTATTAGATTATTAAACGAACATGTTCTTAACGGAAGTATTTTATTAATTCTTATTTCGTGTACCATTTCATCATTCATCTCCATGTCGAGTGCTCAGAAGATTGCAGAACAGGACAATGAGGAAACCGTTTCCGGAAACAGTCACGAACAGGAAAATATTCTTTTAGCATTAAATCACGAATCGACTGTTGAAAGAATGGTGAATCTTGGAATTTTAATTAAAGCTCATTCGAATACAGAAAATTTATTTGCTTTAAACGTCATTAATGAAGATAAAAATGAGTCTTCCGTAAAAAATGCAGAGAAACTTTTACATCAGGCAACCGATATGGCAGCAGCGGCAGATGTGAAAATACAGCCTTTAAAAAGATATGACAATGATGTTATCAACGGTGTAAACAACGTAATTAAAGAGCAAAACATCACCGATCTTATTATAGGATTAGAAGACAGCAAAGGTTTTTCGCCTTCTTTCACCGATAATCTTTACAATGGATATTTGCAGCGTGATGATTTAAATGTCTTGGTTTACCACGCAATTCAGCCTTTAGCTACCATAACAAACCATGCGGTGATGATTCCGGAAAATGCACATAAAGAAGCCGGATTTTTTCATGCTTTGTTGAGAGTTTGGAATATTGCAAGAAATTCTGGGGCTACGGTGACATTCTATGCTTCAGAAGAGATTTTGAATATTTTGCAGAGAATTATTAAAAAAGCCAATATTGAAGCTGAATTCATCGTTATGAACACCTGGAAAGACGGTGAGCAAACAGCCACCCAACTTAAAGATAACGAAGCTCTTATTATATTTATGGCAAAAAGAGGAATGAAGTCTTACATTCCACAAATGCGATTGATTCCCGAGCTTCTCAACAAATATTTGAGTGATAAAAATTATCTACTTATCTTCCCTTTTTCGGAATTTGAAAATACCAATTTTGAAAAAAGATCTGTAGGAAATCACAGTGATTTTATGGAAATAGGAAATATTGTAAATAAAGTTTTCAGATAA
- the rpsT gene encoding 30S ribosomal protein S20, with protein sequence MANHKSALKRIRQNEVRKVRNRYYHKTARTALKVLRNEENKAAATEQLPKVIALLDKLAKKNIIHKNKAANLKSKLTKHVNKLA encoded by the coding sequence ATGGCTAATCATAAATCAGCACTTAAAAGAATAAGACAAAACGAAGTTAGAAAAGTTCGTAACAGATACTATCACAAGACTGCTAGAACAGCTCTAAAAGTTTTAAGAAACGAAGAAAATAAAGCAGCAGCTACTGAGCAATTGCCAAAAGTTATCGCTTTGTTAGACAAATTAGCTAAGAAAAACATTATTCACAAGAATAAGGCAGCTAACTTGAAAAGTAAATTGACTAAGCACGTTAATAAATTAGCGTAA
- a CDS encoding FadR/GntR family transcriptional regulator, which translates to MMQIQRKTLAQEVAERLIEGISNDEYAIGEKLPIESELMKIYGVGRSSIREAIKILSIQGILNVQQGVGTFVVSKNAHESLESQMNKAQIEEVQEVRSLLDSKIAAKAAINRTEKDLGTIQNYLNLRNQFAEENLATECYQADINFHLAIAEACGNNLLKEIYKIATKHIMSSFETRHHNNTESFKISQKIHTNLYLAIESGDADKAAIIAQKIVDQIY; encoded by the coding sequence ATGATGCAGATTCAAAGAAAAACTTTAGCACAGGAAGTAGCCGAAAGATTAATCGAAGGAATATCCAACGATGAATATGCTATTGGCGAAAAACTTCCGATTGAATCTGAACTGATGAAAATCTACGGTGTAGGTCGTTCAAGTATTCGTGAGGCGATAAAGATTTTATCAATTCAGGGAATTCTTAATGTACAGCAAGGTGTAGGAACTTTTGTAGTTTCTAAAAATGCTCACGAATCTTTAGAATCTCAAATGAACAAAGCACAGATCGAGGAAGTACAGGAAGTGCGTTCATTGCTTGATTCAAAAATTGCAGCAAAAGCAGCGATCAACCGAACTGAGAAAGATCTAGGAACGATTCAAAATTATCTGAATCTTAGAAATCAATTTGCAGAAGAAAATCTGGCGACAGAATGTTATCAGGCAGACATTAATTTCCATTTAGCCATTGCAGAAGCTTGCGGAAATAATCTTTTAAAAGAAATCTACAAAATAGCAACAAAGCATATTATGAGTTCTTTCGAAACAAGACATCATAACAATACAGAATCATTTAAAATTTCTCAGAAAATACATACCAATCTTTATCTGGCAATTGAAAGTGGAGACGCAGACAAAGCAGCTATCATTGCTCAAAAAATTGTAGATCAGATTTATTAA
- a CDS encoding MFS transporter, with protein sequence MENTTIKTIDTSKIVYPILFMISFSHFLNDLIQSTIPSLYPILKGEFSLSFSQIGIITLVFQLTASILQPFVGIYTDKKPNPRSLAIGMALSMAGLLLLAAAHEYYVILISVALIGMGSSIFHPEASRVAQLASGGQKGLAQSIFQVGGNSGSAIGPLLVALIILPLGQGYVGLFAIAAFIGIIVLWRIGNWYAERLSLKRSAKHPSDIIEIQLSRKKILFSVSILLALIFSKYIYLASMTNYFTFFLIDKFHVSVQDSQLYLFIFLAAVAVGTILGGKLGDKYGRKKIIWASILGAAPFTLCLPYLSLFWTIIFAVLIGLIIASAFSAILVYATDLMPNKIGLVAGLFFGFMFGMGGIGSAILGAVADDTSIEFVFKICAFLPLMGIITAFLPNIKGHKK encoded by the coding sequence ATGGAAAATACAACTATCAAAACAATCGACACATCGAAAATTGTTTATCCTATCCTTTTTATGATCAGTTTTTCACATTTTTTGAATGACCTGATCCAATCTACGATTCCTTCATTGTATCCTATTTTGAAAGGAGAATTCAGTCTATCTTTTTCACAAATTGGAATAATCACTTTGGTATTTCAACTCACCGCATCTATTTTGCAGCCTTTTGTTGGAATTTATACTGATAAAAAACCAAATCCAAGGTCTTTAGCGATCGGAATGGCATTATCAATGGCAGGGTTACTTTTGCTAGCAGCTGCTCATGAATATTATGTTATTTTAATTTCTGTCGCATTGATCGGAATGGGATCTTCTATCTTTCATCCAGAAGCTTCAAGGGTCGCTCAGTTAGCATCTGGCGGACAAAAAGGATTGGCTCAATCGATATTTCAGGTAGGCGGAAATTCGGGAAGTGCCATCGGACCACTTTTGGTCGCTTTAATTATTCTTCCTCTGGGACAAGGTTATGTAGGATTGTTTGCGATCGCAGCTTTCATCGGAATCATTGTATTATGGAGGATCGGAAATTGGTATGCTGAAAGATTATCATTAAAAAGATCTGCTAAACACCCAAGTGATATTATTGAGATACAGCTTTCCCGTAAAAAGATTTTGTTTTCTGTATCCATTTTATTAGCTCTTATTTTTTCAAAGTACATTTACCTGGCTTCAATGACCAATTATTTCACCTTCTTTTTGATTGATAAATTCCATGTTTCGGTGCAAGATTCTCAACTTTATTTGTTCATATTTTTAGCTGCAGTTGCTGTAGGAACAATTTTAGGGGGAAAATTGGGAGATAAATATGGCAGGAAAAAGATTATTTGGGCTTCTATTTTGGGAGCCGCACCATTTACTCTTTGTCTTCCTTATCTTTCATTATTCTGGACGATCATCTTCGCTGTTTTAATAGGATTGATCATTGCTTCAGCATTTTCCGCAATATTAGTTTACGCTACAGATCTTATGCCTAATAAAATCGGATTGGTTGCCGGATTATTCTTCGGTTTCATGTTTGGAATGGGAGGAATTGGTTCTGCAATATTAGGCGCTGTTGCAGATGACACGAGTATAGAATTTGTATTTAAAATTTGCGCATTCTTACCTTTAATGGGGATCATCACTGCATTTTTACCCAATATAAAAGGACATAAAAAATAG
- a CDS encoding transporter — MKKIFLILSLVLFNLNQAKTINDSLYIPNDLSEILFNECDACGCAAGNGSSGFESLLNPQFIGIKYFAQHYKAKENLFVKDLTQDQYFNTIQLWAKVPLTQKLSVYASLPFHFHEKKTLQGDININGIGDFNLMGIYKLINSKDNIHELNGGVGVKVPLGKFDEKGASGVNPSFQLGTGSWDYQAVLNYRFQKNKVAVLLNTDYTIKTENKKHYQFGDQWNYSATGFYQIFRDEKTVISGKAGFQGEVYDRNRQYKENLPKTAGSALYGKMGFEASFKKLSLGTELMLPTYTNLAGGDIEAKSRFSVFINFGI; from the coding sequence ATGAAGAAGATATTTTTAATCTTAAGTTTGGTTTTATTTAATTTAAATCAAGCTAAAACGATTAATGACAGTTTATATATTCCAAACGATCTGAGTGAAATTTTATTTAATGAATGTGATGCTTGCGGATGTGCTGCTGGAAACGGCTCTTCCGGTTTTGAGTCGCTCTTAAATCCTCAGTTTATCGGAATTAAATATTTTGCTCAACATTACAAAGCAAAAGAAAATTTATTTGTGAAAGATTTGACCCAAGATCAATATTTTAATACCATTCAACTTTGGGCTAAAGTTCCTTTAACTCAAAAATTAAGTGTTTATGCAAGTTTACCGTTTCATTTTCATGAAAAGAAAACTTTGCAGGGTGACATTAATATCAATGGGATCGGTGATTTTAATCTGATGGGAATTTACAAACTGATCAATTCAAAAGACAATATACATGAGTTGAATGGTGGAGTAGGAGTGAAAGTTCCGCTGGGAAAATTTGATGAAAAAGGAGCTTCAGGAGTTAATCCAAGTTTTCAGTTGGGAACCGGAAGTTGGGATTATCAGGCGGTTTTGAATTACAGATTTCAAAAAAATAAAGTGGCTGTTCTTCTCAATACCGATTATACCATTAAAACTGAGAATAAAAAACATTACCAATTCGGCGATCAATGGAATTATTCAGCCACCGGATTTTATCAAATTTTTAGAGATGAGAAAACCGTTATCTCTGGAAAAGCCGGTTTTCAGGGCGAAGTTTATGACAGAAACCGTCAATATAAAGAAAACCTTCCGAAAACTGCAGGAAGTGCTTTGTATGGAAAAATGGGTTTTGAAGCTTCCTTTAAAAAGTTGAGTCTGGGAACAGAATTAATGCTTCCGACTTACACCAATTTGGCAGGAGGAGATATTGAAGCAAAATCAAGATTCAGTGTTTTTATCAACTTTGGAATTTAA
- a CDS encoding cytochrome-c peroxidase, whose product MTKLILKTGVLIFSFLNFISCSEEVIQPLEKDEVINLQFPSYFPEMTFDPSKNPITKNGVELGRKLFYEGKLSRNNTISCGFCHIQENAFTHHGHTVSHGIDDRLGIRNAPPIQNMVFLKRYMWDGVIHNLNQQPIIPMTDVNEMDSSMPETISKLSKDEVYKKLFKQAYGDESITGERVLKALSQFMVTLISADSKYDRFKQGKENFSSEESQGMVLFQQKCASCHSGELFTDESFRNTGMYYNTQFKDAGRYRVTLDHNDWMKFRVPSLRNVEYTSPYMHDGRFYTLEAVLNFYSDNVEDNPNLDPQLKQNDHIGIAMNTQEKQFIIAFLKTLSDKSFISDPKFAE is encoded by the coding sequence ATGACTAAGCTAATTTTAAAAACAGGAGTATTGATCTTTAGTTTTCTAAATTTTATTTCGTGTTCTGAAGAAGTTATTCAGCCTTTGGAAAAAGATGAAGTCATTAATCTTCAGTTTCCTTCTTATTTTCCGGAAATGACTTTCGACCCATCAAAAAATCCCATCACAAAAAATGGAGTGGAGTTGGGAAGAAAATTATTTTATGAAGGCAAGCTTTCTAGAAACAATACGATTTCATGCGGTTTCTGTCATATTCAGGAAAATGCATTTACCCATCACGGTCATACAGTAAGTCACGGAATTGACGACAGACTCGGAATCAGAAATGCACCACCAATCCAAAATATGGTGTTTTTAAAACGATACATGTGGGATGGCGTGATCCATAATTTAAATCAACAACCGATTATTCCGATGACGGATGTAAACGAAATGGATAGCTCGATGCCTGAAACAATTTCAAAACTCAGCAAAGATGAGGTGTATAAAAAGCTTTTCAAACAGGCTTATGGAGATGAAAGTATTACAGGAGAAAGAGTTTTGAAAGCATTGTCTCAGTTTATGGTTACCTTAATTTCTGCTGATTCAAAATATGACCGTTTTAAACAGGGAAAAGAGAATTTTAGTTCTGAAGAATCTCAAGGAATGGTTTTGTTTCAGCAAAAATGTGCATCGTGTCACAGCGGAGAACTATTTACCGATGAAAGCTTCAGAAATACCGGAATGTATTACAATACGCAGTTCAAAGATGCAGGACGATATCGGGTAACGCTTGACCACAATGATTGGATGAAATTTAGAGTTCCAAGTTTGAGAAATGTAGAATATACTTCGCCTTACATGCACGACGGAAGATTTTATACGTTGGAAGCGGTACTCAATTTCTATTCAGATAATGTAGAAGATAATCCCAATCTTGACCCGCAACTGAAACAGAATGATCATATCGGAATTGCGATGAATACTCAGGAAAAACAATTTATTATTGCTTTTTTAAAGACCTTATCTGACAAAAGTTTTATTTCTGATCCCAAGTTTGCGGAATAA
- a CDS encoding MbnP family protein, translated as MKIYKFLSLFFIAFTFFTFTSCRNNDEEDSSPETKGKLQLKFENGFNNLGNIVLNQTTQTSSNGQKHQFSTLKYVISNISLIDENGNEFKYNENNPDKGAFIINQEKAVAGIVYVDLDEVPKNNYKKIKFGLGISQNAYLLGQNGQAEFWEKAKKESLTWSWAAGYIFVKLEGKYGTGSANTEFMNHTGNMGNVTANNTPDLYREVILDLPTTARVSASVNPSIHILADLNQYLSGETALNLSSTNDMAMGSNQHLVNVTNNLVKMFKVDHVHND; from the coding sequence ATGAAAATTTATAAATTTTTATCATTATTCTTTATTGCCTTTACATTTTTCACTTTTACATCATGTAGAAACAACGATGAAGAAGATTCATCACCTGAAACAAAAGGAAAACTTCAGCTCAAATTCGAAAACGGTTTCAATAACCTTGGAAATATTGTTCTCAATCAAACGACTCAAACCTCTTCAAACGGACAAAAACATCAGTTTTCAACTTTAAAATATGTTATCAGCAACATCAGTTTAATCGACGAAAACGGAAACGAATTCAAATACAACGAAAATAATCCCGACAAAGGCGCTTTTATCATCAATCAGGAAAAAGCAGTTGCTGGAATTGTTTATGTAGACTTAGATGAGGTTCCAAAAAACAATTATAAAAAAATAAAATTCGGATTGGGAATCAGTCAGAATGCATATTTGCTCGGACAAAACGGACAGGCAGAATTTTGGGAAAAAGCTAAAAAAGAAAGTCTGACCTGGTCTTGGGCTGCAGGATATATTTTCGTGAAATTGGAAGGAAAATACGGAACAGGTTCTGCCAACACAGAATTTATGAATCACACCGGAAACATGGGAAATGTAACCGCAAACAATACTCCGGATTTATATCGAGAAGTAATTTTGGATCTTCCGACAACAGCAAGAGTTTCTGCAAGTGTAAACCCTTCCATCCACATTTTAGCAGATCTTAATCAATATCTAAGTGGAGAAACAGCTTTAAATCTTTCTTCGACAAATGATATGGCAATGGGTTCCAATCAGCATTTAGTGAATGTGACGAATAATTTAGTGAAAATGTTTAAAGTAGATCACGTTCACAATGACTAA
- a CDS encoding superoxide dismutase — MKIFKIAALSAVFAAQFAFAQFKQTPLPYAYNALEGNIDAQTMEIHYSKHAAAYVANLNKAIAGTPQEKQTLFEILSKAGTLPMAVRNNAGGHYNHELFWTVLTPQKDTKPSAKLTKAITDAFGSMDAFKEKMSKAGADRFGSGWAWLSVDKSGKLFVSSTPNQDNPLMDVVEEKGTPIFGIDVWEHAYYLKYENKRADYLTAIWNVTNWKEISRRYDEALSKK, encoded by the coding sequence ATGAAGATTTTTAAAATCGCTGCACTAAGTGCGGTTTTTGCGGCGCAGTTTGCGTTTGCACAGTTTAAGCAGACGCCTTTACCGTACGCATACAATGCATTGGAAGGTAATATCGATGCGCAAACGATGGAAATTCACTATTCAAAACACGCTGCAGCTTATGTTGCCAATTTGAATAAAGCAATTGCCGGAACTCCACAGGAAAAGCAAACTTTATTTGAAATTCTTTCAAAAGCGGGAACTTTACCAATGGCTGTAAGAAATAATGCGGGAGGTCACTACAACCACGAGTTGTTCTGGACGGTTCTTACACCACAAAAAGACACAAAACCATCTGCAAAATTAACAAAAGCAATTACCGATGCTTTCGGAAGTATGGATGCTTTTAAAGAAAAAATGAGCAAAGCTGGAGCAGACCGTTTTGGTTCAGGTTGGGCATGGCTTTCTGTTGATAAAAGCGGAAAATTATTCGTTTCTTCAACGCCAAACCAAGATAACCCTTTGATGGATGTTGTGGAAGAAAAAGGAACTCCAATCTTCGGGATCGACGTTTGGGAGCACGCTTATTATTTAAAATATGAAAACAAAAGAGCGGATTATTTAACTGCGATCTGGAACGTGACCAACTGGAAAGAAATCAGCAGAAGATATGACGAAGCGTTAAGCAAAAAATAA
- a CDS encoding SCO family protein has product MSKSKKTESSAKKKIIIPIAVIALLFLGIGVGMSYFKSSLYTVMKVPDFELTDQNNKKITNKEMLGKVYLVEFFFSKCPTICPVMNTNMRFIEDEINDPDFGIISISIDPENDTPELLKQHAQKIGAKSPNWHFLTGDRTYIGDLADKFDIYVGDKEDESENLNHSGMIALVDKEGNIRCRYNKENMPILYYSGLNYEDAEGKIPKLNGKFHPDREILIEDIKKLLK; this is encoded by the coding sequence ATGTCCAAAAGTAAAAAGACTGAGAGCAGCGCAAAAAAGAAGATCATTATTCCGATTGCGGTTATTGCATTGTTGTTTTTGGGAATTGGAGTTGGGATGAGCTATTTTAAAAGCAGTCTTTACACGGTGATGAAAGTTCCGGATTTTGAACTGACGGATCAGAACAATAAAAAGATCACCAACAAAGAGATGCTTGGAAAAGTATATTTAGTTGAATTTTTCTTCAGCAAATGTCCAACGATTTGCCCCGTGATGAATACCAATATGAGATTTATTGAAGATGAGATCAATGATCCGGATTTTGGAATTATCTCAATAAGCATCGACCCTGAAAACGATACTCCAGAATTATTAAAACAACATGCGCAAAAGATTGGTGCAAAATCTCCCAACTGGCATTTTCTGACAGGTGACCGAACTTACATCGGAGATCTTGCAGATAAATTTGATATCTACGTAGGTGATAAAGAAGATGAAAGTGAAAATCTTAATCACAGCGGAATGATCGCTTTAGTCGATAAAGAAGGAAATATCCGTTGCAGATACAACAAAGAAAATATGCCGATCCTCTATTATTCAGGATTGAATTATGAAGACGCCGAAGGAAAAATTCCTAAATTGAACGGGAAATTTCATCCTGACCGGGAAATTTTAATTGAGGATATCAAGAAATTATTGAAATAA
- a CDS encoding YHS domain-containing protein, producing MKSKVILTALLSVSLFACAQETPKVKHKKKNTTTKTTAQKVKFANAIDPICEMKTEDDMKDTVVYKAKTYGFCSSYCKDEFKKNPEKYVQK from the coding sequence ATGAAATCTAAAGTTATCTTAACAGCATTATTGTCTGTTTCATTATTCGCCTGTGCGCAGGAAACGCCTAAAGTAAAGCATAAAAAGAAAAATACAACTACAAAAACTACTGCTCAAAAAGTAAAATTTGCCAACGCCATCGATCCTATTTGTGAGATGAAAACGGAAGACGATATGAAAGACACGGTAGTTTACAAAGCAAAAACGTACGGTTTTTGCAGTAGCTACTGTAAGGATGAGTTTAAGAAAAATCCTGAAAAGTATGTCCAAAAGTAA
- a CDS encoding heavy metal translocating P-type ATPase, whose amino-acid sequence MEECCTTKPKKEHNHEGHDHDHSHEVQDRSTLQLFLPAIISFVLLLIGITFDNFIENNWFNGWVRLVWYLIAYIPVGIPVLKEAYESIIKGDVFSEFFLMGIATIGAFAIGEYPEGVAVMLFYSVGEVFQAMAVTKAKTNIKSLLDQRPDEVTVLENGTPKVIKAEKANIGDIIQLKSGEKLGLDGELLSEKASFNTSALTGESKPDTKSKGEMVLAGMINLNTVSQVKVTTAYKDSKLSKILEMVQNATSQKAPTELFIRKFAKVYTPIVVFLAIGITFLPYFFVEDYQFKSWLYRALIFLVISCPCALVISIPLGYFGGIGAGSKNGILFKGSNFLDVLANVQNVVMDKTGTMTEGVFKVQEVNFGSEFNKDEILKLVNALESQSTHPVATAIHQFVGEIDHSIQLENVEEIAGHGLKTTISGKELLVGNFKLMDKFNISYDLKTENIVYTLIAVAYDKKFVGYLTIADAIKEDAQLTINKLKALNVKTTMLSGDKTSVVQFVANELGIENAFGDLLPEDKVNKVKELKAKNQTVAFVGDGVNDAPVVALSDVGIAMGGLGSDATIETADVVIQDDKPSKIPMAINIGKQTKKIVWQNIILAFAVKAIVLVLGAGGLATMWEAVFADVGVALLAILNAVRIQRMKF is encoded by the coding sequence ATGGAAGAATGTTGCACTACAAAACCTAAAAAAGAGCACAACCACGAAGGTCACGACCATGATCATTCTCACGAGGTTCAAGACAGATCAACGCTTCAGCTTTTCTTACCGGCAATCATATCATTTGTTTTGCTTTTGATCGGAATTACGTTTGATAATTTCATTGAAAACAATTGGTTTAACGGTTGGGTGCGTCTCGTTTGGTATTTGATAGCTTACATCCCTGTTGGAATTCCTGTTTTAAAAGAAGCTTATGAAAGTATTATTAAAGGCGATGTTTTCTCAGAATTTTTCCTGATGGGAATTGCTACAATCGGTGCTTTTGCGATTGGAGAATATCCTGAAGGTGTTGCCGTAATGCTGTTTTATTCTGTGGGCGAGGTTTTTCAGGCAATGGCAGTTACGAAAGCAAAAACCAATATTAAATCACTTCTCGATCAGCGTCCTGATGAAGTGACCGTTTTAGAAAATGGAACTCCCAAAGTAATAAAAGCTGAAAAAGCGAATATTGGAGATATTATTCAATTAAAATCTGGTGAAAAACTGGGTTTGGATGGTGAATTACTTTCTGAGAAAGCTTCTTTCAATACTTCCGCTCTTACCGGAGAAAGCAAACCGGATACAAAATCGAAAGGTGAAATGGTTTTAGCCGGAATGATTAATTTAAATACCGTAAGTCAGGTAAAAGTTACGACCGCTTATAAAGACAGTAAGCTGAGCAAAATCTTAGAAATGGTTCAGAATGCGACTTCTCAAAAAGCTCCGACAGAATTATTCATCAGAAAATTTGCTAAAGTTTATACTCCTATTGTTGTATTTCTAGCGATTGGAATTACGTTTTTACCTTACTTTTTCGTTGAAGATTATCAGTTTAAAAGTTGGCTGTACCGAGCGTTGATTTTCTTAGTGATTTCTTGCCCGTGTGCATTGGTGATTTCCATTCCATTGGGTTATTTTGGCGGAATTGGAGCGGGTAGCAAAAATGGAATCTTGTTTAAAGGAAGTAATTTTCTGGATGTTTTGGCGAATGTTCAAAACGTTGTGATGGATAAAACTGGAACGATGACTGAAGGTGTTTTCAAAGTTCAGGAAGTAAACTTCGGGAGCGAATTTAATAAAGATGAAATTTTAAAACTTGTCAATGCACTTGAAAGCCAGAGTACACATCCTGTAGCAACAGCTATTCATCAGTTTGTGGGCGAGATTGACCATTCTATTCAATTAGAAAATGTAGAAGAAATTGCCGGCCACGGTTTAAAGACAACAATTTCCGGAAAAGAATTATTAGTTGGAAACTTTAAGTTAATGGATAAATTTAACATCAGTTACGATTTGAAAACTGAAAATATTGTTTATACTTTAATTGCAGTTGCGTATGATAAAAAGTTTGTTGGATATCTTACCATTGCAGATGCCATTAAAGAAGATGCTCAGTTAACGATCAATAAACTAAAAGCACTGAATGTAAAAACGACAATGTTGAGTGGTGATAAAACTTCTGTTGTGCAATTTGTAGCCAATGAATTGGGAATTGAAAATGCTTTCGGAGACTTACTTCCCGAAGATAAAGTAAATAAAGTCAAAGAACTGAAAGCGAAAAATCAAACAGTTGCTTTTGTTGGTGATGGAGTAAATGATGCTCCGGTTGTTGCTTTAAGCGATGTCGGAATTGCGATGGGCGGTTTGGGAAGTGATGCAACCATTGAAACTGCCGATGTCGTGATCCAGGATGATAAACCGAGTAAAATCCCAATGGCTATCAATATCGGTAAGCAAACTAAAAAGATAGTTTGGCAAAATATAATTTTAGCATTTGCTGTGAAAGCTATTGTTTTAGTTTTAGGAGCAGGAGGTTTAGCAACGATGTGGGAAGCTGTTTTTGCTGATGTGGGAGTTGCGTTATTAGCGATTTTAAATGCGGTAAGAATTCAGAGAATGAAGTTTTAA